A DNA window from Alligator mississippiensis isolate rAllMis1 chromosome 11, rAllMis1, whole genome shotgun sequence contains the following coding sequences:
- the LOC102558833 gene encoding major histocompatibility complex class I-related gene protein, with protein sequence MAPELVVLLLVMGVVAIPGAGAGARAGSHSYWYFYTGVSDPSLDVPAFTAVGYMDDQKILHYDSETRRQEPCGNWAQGAVGPDFCDNETRSLQGWQQEFGVNLGTLRQCYNQTDESHTLQFMYGFELHEDGSTGGYMQFGSDGEDFISYDLGTRTWIAVPAQAQITQRRWNEDKILFQIARAYLEESCIKWLQKYLQHGKAALLSKPPKTQVSDRPSSQDVLTTLSCRVHCFYPKEVAVVWLKNGEAQPQEMSHSGVIPSGDGTYQTWATININPSSNHDYTCSMEHVSLGEHLQAARDKSMMRE encoded by the exons ATGGCTCCTGAGCTTGTGGTCCTGCTTCTGGTCATGGGGGTTGTGgccatccctggggctggggccggtgcTCGTGCTG GCTCGCACTCCTACTGGTATTTCTACACGGGGGTGTCAGATCCCAGCCTGGATGTGCCCGCCTTCACTGCTGTGGGCTACATGGACGACCAGAAAATTCTTCACTACGACAGCGAGACACGGAGACAGGAGCCATGTGGGAACTGGGCACAGGGGGCTGTTGGCCCAGACTTCTGTGACAATGAAACCAGgagcctgcagggctggcagcaggaatTTGGAGTGAACCTGGGCACCCTGCGGCAGTGCTACAACCAGACTGATG AGTCTCACACTCTCCAGTTCATGTACGGCTTCGAACTTCATGAAGATGGCAGCACTGGAGGCTACATGCAGTTTGGCTCTGATGGGGAAGACTTCATCAGCTACGACTTGGGAACGCGCACCTGGATAGCAGTCCCAGCACAGGCCCAGATCACCCAGCGCAGGTGGAATGAGGATAAGATCCTTTTTCAGATTGCAAGAGCCTACCTGGAAGAGAGTTGCATCAAGTGGCTGCAGAAGTACCTGCAGCACGGGAAGGCAGCACTGCTTAGCA AGCCCCCCAAGACACAGGTGAGTGACAGGCCTTCATCTCAGGATGTACTCACCACCCTGTCCTGCCGGGTCCATTGCTTCTACCCCAAGGAGGTGGCTGTCGTCTGGCTGAAGAATGGGGAGGCGCAACCCCAGGAGATGAGCCACTCAGGGGTCATTCCCAGTGGAGATGGGACCTACCAGACCTGGGCCACCATCAATATTAACCCCAGTAGCAACCACGATTACACCTGCAGCATGGAGCACGTGAGCCTGGGTGAacacctgcaagcagcccgggATAAGAGCATGATGCGTGAGTGA
- the LOC132243762 gene encoding class I histocompatibility antigen, F10 alpha chain-like, which yields MDDQQILHYDSETRREEPRGDCVQGAVDPDFWDGETRSLRGWQWGFEANLVTLWQRYNQTSSDCGQTGMDRTMEDPGPEGVSHSPFMYGCELGEDGSAGGYMQFSYDGGDFLSCALRTRTWVAVVPQAQITQRNWNEDKALLTARAYLEEPCIEWLQKYLQHGKAALQSKPPMAQVSDKPSSRDGLTTLSCQVHCFYPKYVAVIWLKNGEAQPQETSCSGVVPSTDGTYHTWVTIEINSSSNHNYTCNVEHMSPDADLQVAWDKSRKGE from the exons ATGGACGACCAGCAAATTCTCCACTATGACAGCGAGACACGGAGAGAGGAGCCACGGGGGGACTGCGTGCAGGGGGCCGTCGACCCAGACTTCTGGGACGGGGAAACCAGGAGCTTGCGGGGCTGGCAGTGGGGATTTGAAGCAAATCTGGTCACCCTGTGGCAGCGCTACAACCAGACCAGCAGTGACTGTGGGCAGACAGGCATGGACAGGACCATGGAGGACCCTGGGCCTGAGGG GGTCTCACACTCTCCCTTCATGTACGGCTGTGAGCTTGGTGAAGACGGCAGTGCTGGAGGCTACATGCAGTTCAGCTATGATGGGGGAGACTTCCTTAGCTGTGCCCTGAGAACACGCACCTGGGTAGCAGTCGTACCACAGGCCCAGATCACCCAGCGCAATTGGAATGAGGATAAGGCCCTTCTGACTGCAAGAGCCTACCTGGAGGAGCCCTGCATCGAGTGGCTGCAGAAGTACCTGCAGCACGGGAAGGCAgcgctgcagagca AgccccccatggcacaggtgagTGACAAGCCATCATCCAGGGATGGACTCACCACCCTGTCCTGCCAGGTCCATTGCTTCTACCCCAAGTACGTGGCTGTCATCTGGTTGAAGAATGGGGAGGCACAACCCCAGGAGACGAGCTGCTCAGGGGTCGTTCCCAGCACAGATGGGACCTACCACACCTGGGTCACCATTGAGATCAACTCAAGCAGCAACCACAACTACACCTGCAATGTGGAGCACATGAGCCCGGATGCAGACCTGCAAGTGGCCTGGGACAAGAGCAGGAAGGGTGAGTGA